Part of the Henckelia pumila isolate YLH828 chromosome 2, ASM3356847v2, whole genome shotgun sequence genome is shown below.
GGTAGCTATTGTCTGACTGACCTCCCTGATCATAACTTCCATCCCAGCTTCCAGCCATCGAAACAGATCACCTCTAGAAAAGGGTAAAACTTTTTCGTTTAATCCATAGAATCGAGATTAGTAGCAACATAATatgatattaatattaataactCATCAGAGTAACACCGACTCAACAAACCTCTATTGCCCCCCTTACAGCTGCTAGCCAGATGAAATGGAAATTAAGAAGATGACATCTGCATTCTTTTCCAGGCTTAACAACAAAGGACATCCCCCTTCTAAAATATCAATGACTGAAACTCATGTTAGAGACCATTCAGCTCCACTAAACATTTCAACTCCCAAGAATTGGCAAACTTCAAATACGAGCAACTAGCCACATAAAAAGCCTTGCTACAAAAAAAATCCAGGAGACACTCATTCAGCTCACTAAAAAAGGAACTATATAAAAGTTAAGCGACCATGATGCTTCAAAACATATGATTCCCATCATCTAAACACAGTAATTTTCAAAATGCAAGCTGAACATTAGAAGTACTAATCCATAACCATTTGTATTCCAAGAATTCATTTGAGGGAATGGGCCATCTTTCTATTCCCTAGCCGAAAGTTAtacttttttgaaaaaaaccaAGTTAAATTTCAAGTTTTTCATTCGTACGGCATAGGACTCGCCAGAGCAGGTCCAGCAAAATGAGTGCAACTTCCTAATACAGAAATAAAGCAAAATGAAGAAAGTTCTAAACTCAATCTATCACTATCAGCACATAGATAAGAATAATATCAAGCTCAATACACTCAATTTCAACAGATATTTGCACCCGGCGTAACAAATACCATAGATCAATTCAATCTAACATGATTCCACCACTAAGCAACACTCAATTGCCAATTGCTAACTTCACATCAAGTAAAAATGCAAGCTTTTCTCACCACAGACGAATCTTGAGAAAACTGCAGAGACCCTTGATGGGATTGAACTTGGCATCAAAAGCAAGTCAAGAAATATAACAAGCTACGAATCCGGGCGGTCAGAACTTCATATTCTTCCATGAGTAAATCTTGGGTTCCCGGGGAGGGGCGCTGGCGGAAAGATGGGAAAGAAACAACAGAGAAGGAGAAGAGAAAAGGGGAGGTAGCTGGCCGTTCGGAAAGGGAAAATACGAGAAAACAACAAACATCATTAATTATTCATGTGTGTGTAGATATACTTGTGTGCGCGTGTTTATGGTTAATAATTTTGGCTCAAAATGGATGAAATCTCGGAGTAAAAAGGTTTAGCCAATCATAGATCAAAGTAATCTTTAAAACcaaaccaaaataaataaaattaaaaaataaataaatccattCAAACTTAGGCTGAAAAATAATCTAAAAAATTTAATCaaagatataataattttataaaatatgagtTTAACTGGGTTCATTGGATTGGAAACCAAACAATCTTTGTCATATTAGGCTGTGTTTACTTAGtgagattaattatatatagataaataatactaaGATTATTAAACTAATTTTATTGGAtgttaaataatgatgcataaaCAATCACATGTTTACTTTGATGGATCCATTTTGTGATTGATATTATTATTAAGTGACGAGTTACAATTTTGTCCtttgtttataatatataatcttatttttagtttttatttgtaaaattgagattttgattattattgaagaatgtaaaatattattatccacatgtaaatcattttaattgatcaaaattattgagtataaatattatttatgttttaaaacaaaaattaataaattgagttaaaaaaaaaatttccatgaataaaaaaaaatctaatgaaatgtattaatcatatattaaattattagaatttttattcatattttataatttttaaatggatCTTTCGTATAGTAAAATCAAATGAaatgtattaatatatattaaagtatttgaaatttatatccatgttatataatttttttaaatggggttttcatatattatttttttggaaattaaattaaGGATATTTGtgtaatttttttcaattagaaacataattaattacaatgattatatatcataccatttatttgtgataaattatcaaggtttaaagtttaaattagGTAAATATGGATGAGCTTTATGAGTTAATACGGGCCCTAAAAAAGTAAGTAAACATGTGATTGCATaggattattaatataaaaatcatattaGCTTGatgctttttaattttttaaaatctatgGAAAGATGTTTTCTAACATTCATTTGTCTATCACTATTATAATATGTATTAAGAAGTACTTAGACCAAATGTATTTTTACCGTACTATTTCTTTTTTAAGTCTTacacttgaaaaaaaaaatccccaTTATATCCGGAAACATTGAATTGAACTGTAATTAAAACCTAATATCTACAATATCCCAATTTAGAATTTTACGATCCACTTCAATTAAGTTCTTAAAGGGTTTGCGAAGCAATTGTATTCAGATTGCTTCAACATTCAACTGGCGCGATACCGATAGTATACAAATAATAACGGTTTAAAATTTTGCGTTTGTACCGAGAAATTTAAAGTTATGAATTCCAAATCCATTTAAGATCAGAAATCCACCCAAAAAAGTTATTACGATGGATTTGAAATACACTCAAGATTTGTCTCGTTCCCTTCGAACCAAACCATTTATCATTTCATCCAAGTAAAACCTTACAACTATCAACCATCTGGGCTCACGCGACTGCTTTTTAAACCGGATTAAGGTAACCAAATGAAGATATAGAAAGTCGAAAAACCCCACACAAACACACTGCAATATATGGATCAAATGAAATATACAAACAAATGTATTTCGTAGATAATTCCTTCGCAGACAACCGTAGAGGCGAAATGGAAAACAAATTTAAAGCAAGTATACTCGGACAAAAATGATAGGTCGTCCTAAAGGTAAGGATCTTCTGTGTATGAGCAATATTCGATATTGCAAGATGAAATGGCACCAATAGAAGCCATTGGGTATCGAATATTATGTGTCTGCACGATCGAACACAGATGAAATCTATATACCAAGGCTCGTGCATGTATCCAATAATATAACGTTCACAAAAGCTAGAAACCGCCCCATTTTTCGGAATCTTTTTTGGTTGTTTCAGAAGAAACCTTAAATGGTCCACTCGAGGCAAATGGATCAGAGTCGTCGAAAGAAAAGTCACGGCTGTGATCAAAACCACCCGTGCTGCTTACAGAGTCGAACCTAGTGAGGTTTTTCCGACGGGGAGAACGGTCTGAATCTTGCACACTGAAGGAGTCGTACGTTGAAAAATTGTCAAAGAAAGCATCTTTCGATTCAATGCTGTATCTCGAAGGGGAATTGCCTGCCCTTGATGCCGGAGTGCCAGGAACCGAATCCTCAAAGGTGTAGAGGCTATTATTCTGAAACGAACTACTGGCTTGAGGGGAATCGGATTTGTCTGGACTCGCACCAAAATCATTAGAACCGAAGAAATACTTCTCTTCGTGTCTCCCATGATCCGATTCCTGCCAGGAAAAAAGAAGGAATTATGCAACTGTAGTATatacaactcaattcaatgcagTCATTCTTGATCGAGCGTAAACTTTTTGGTCACACGCACATAATATGACATTGCACAACCAAGGACACTTGCCTTAGAATTGAAGCCCCAGACCGAATCAATATCGTCATTGTTATCAAAATTACCCCAAGTTGTTTCTTCAAAGCTTCTGAGGAGCCAATCAAGAACAAAAGGCAAGGAAAGACTTAGCTCTAAGAACTTCACACTAATggcaaaatataaaaaaagctGTATTAATGTGATTCTATATAGACATGAAACACAAAAAAACCTGTGAGTCTCGGCATCTCCATCAGAGCTTTTTTGGAAATGGTTTTCCGAAGATTCTTGAGATGGACTATCATATGCTTGCCTCCCTGGACTTCCTTGGGGGCTCTTTGATTCTTCTGCGCTGAATACTGATCCTGTCTCAAAGGCACTAGCCCCCACATTGAAGAGTTTTTTGGCTGATGCATCACCATTTGGCAGTGATTCAGGGGATAATGTCGGGAGGGAAGAATTTTCTCTCTGAATGGATTCTTGCTTTTCATTTGCAGGGGCAGTAAGATCGAATGAAAATCCTGGCATTAACAAATAAGCCAAGTCCCACTCAATAAGGATATCATAtaactttcaaaaaaaaaaataataaggaTATCATATAAAGTTGTACGGAGAAAGAACAGAGTGGTTTTATCCAAACCAGTGCACGTGAAAAGAGCAAAAGATGCCATACCTTCATCTTCAAATTTGTCCCATTCTTCATCCCAAATCTCGGCTACCTCTGGGATCCCAGGTTGCCAACCTTAAGAAATAAAAAGTATGACGTAATGAATAGGAAGAATCATCCGCACAAGAAATACTTGTTCTTCAATCCCTCAAAGATTCGGCAGTTTGCCTACAACTAAGTTTTCGAGATTGAATGTGAAAAAATTGGTGGTGAATGTGATCAATCAGAAACCCTCCAACCAGCTTAGAAAGGTCACACTGCATTTTACTATGAAGAACGTATGCATTGTTATGCAACTAGAAACTGCAAAAAGATGGAAGAGATGTACAGTGCATCTTTCCAATTTATACTCATCATGATTACCTATTTACCCATAAGGAAAGGGCTTCTCTCAAGTTCATATAACAATTAGACAGAACATAAAAAAGTGATTAACCTTTTTGTGTGAATTCTGAAAGCTGGGAAAATATAAGGTGAAAGGATTACCAGCGGGAAGCTCGATTATTGCAGATGACTTTATCTGTACATCAAATTTCTTGATACGATCAGCCAATGCCTTCAATAGTTCCTCAAGATCTGTTTGAATACGATCAGCACGCACCTAGACAAACCAAAAAGTTCATCAAAGACTGAAAACGGGTTGTAAAACCCAAATATACATCCTAGAGAGATGAATTACTCACCTGAAGGATACCATCTGCACTTCCACCCTGTTCCATTTTAACAATAGCCTGCTGTAACTCCATCTTCCTTGcctaaaaaaatgaaatacatAGTACTCAATGTCAAATGATTCTAGAAGTGCAGGCATGGGTTTAGGCACTAATTTTAAGCAATAATTATGAATGGCAATCAAATCACATTCACTAGATTTTGGTTCTTTTCTTTCTCAAGGATAATCTGTTCAAAAACTTATGATAAGAATATAAAGGTAAATTTACAAACAAATACTTGTTCAATAACACATTTTCACAAATGCTATCATCAATTTTCATTTTCTTAGTCCAAAATAAATTTCCCTCATTTTTGCATCTCCAATATAATCATGACTTAACTCAACTTTTCACCCTTTTCCATTTATTATCGAACTATAACTAAAACATgattatttaatatttcaaaaaatttatcaatcAAATAGCATCCACGCTAGCAATTTTGTTTTCCTAAAACCAAACCAAGTGCATATTACTTCCTGAAAACACTTCTCCAAAACTATTTGCCCAAGACTCCGGAAACAAACCAAACAAAGCTAAAATAAGTGCAAATCATAATAGAGTTGTTGCATGGATACTCGAGTCTCGGAGATGGCAGCATGGTGGCTGACAGGATAGGAGCTGATCATGGATGGGTGGAGGAAGGTAATTAGTGAATGTAGCTGGGACCAGGGTAGAGACTGGACTTAGGAGATGTCAGTGGCCGTGGTTTGGGAGGAGAAGGGCAGGAAACAAGAAAGTAGTCGAAAAGAGTTATCGACCTTCAGGGGTAGTATTGATTGCAGGAGTAGTAGGTTAAGCTTGGAGAAGGTGCAGTGCCAGAGGTAAACAAGTTTCTCATAATTTTCCAAAATAGTAGTGGATAGTTGTTTCCTGGTGATCCATTAgagaaaaattttcatatcAACCAATACCCTCCTACTAATAAATTCCACCTTAACGAAATTCTTCCACTAATTCTACATATTTATATTGAATTGCATGCTGGCTCAGAAAACAACCAACCACCCAAgtaaaaaaattggaaaaatatTGTGCCGCTTGAAGGACACGTGCATGTTACCTGAATTCCACGAAATGAAGCTTCTTCAATAGTTAATTTGGAATGAATTTCAGCAACTTGCTTGTACTTCTCTTGATATTTCTTTTCCAGTAACTCTGACTGAAAATTTAGTGAATCTTTTTCAGaatgtaaaattaaaatatgcagAGACAGAAAGTAAATTGGAAAAAAGATTCAAGTTCAATGCTGAAGCATATTTCTTCAATTTCAAAGCATACCTCGCCCTTGTCTGCTCTAGCCCTTTCTGTAATTTCATTGAGGCGATTATCACATCTACTTTTGTACAAAACCTGAGAGGTAATTTTGAATAAACAAGGGAATAAAGTACAGAAAAGAGACCTAGCACCGACCTTCAGTGTATTTTGCTTTCTAAATAGTCATTTTTTTCTCTCCAAGGTAAAAAGGAAGTTAACCCAAATAAAGTTGTGACTctacaataattaaaataaaggaagtGTTCCAGTATAGTAACTCACAAGGTCTTGCATTTTAGTTCGGTAGAATACGAGCTTCTCCTTGGAATCCAAAAGCACGTCTTCCTTGTTTTCAACCTAccaatattaaaaaaaacaatcagTCAGTATTATAAGAAAGGACATAGATTGTCTTCTACATTATATTGAAGACAAACTTGATTTAGCTATGAAAAACAGCAGGGGAAAAGGAGAAATCAAATCCTTGCAAAAGTCTGCAAAGAACAAGAGGAAAATCACATAGGCCAATGtatgtttaattaatccaaaatttgacaaataaagatttttttcaaCATTAAATTATAACATAATAAATGGATTTCAGACTGATTAGTTCACTCAAAACTTAGATGAGAAGTCTGACAACTTTTAAGTTATTTACTCTTATTCAATTTTAAAGGTTTGCCTAATATTTTTCTGTAGTCTAAGAGCCCGTTTGGTATCCAAAgtgttttttctaaaaaaagtgattttttaagCTCTAATCTTGGGCTTttgaaaaaactctaaatttagcttaaataagtgcttttttaaGCACCAAAATGCCCACCCAAACACATTATTAATTAGAAAAGCACTTTTTTGGTTTAGCTTTTGATACCAAACGGGCTCTAAAAGTTACCGAAGCCAACTTAATTCAGTATTACTCATTCTCGAATATTTATTCGCATTATCGCTAGAAGTAGTTTCTTTTGGACAATTGAGAAAAACTTTTACGCACACAAACTCAAATTTATTAGATAGCTTGTGTATTACAAAGTTATCAACTATTTTTATCAAAACTTATACTTCCGTGTGTCTCTTGGAAGTGtaaatgcatgaaaaacaattgtcacctttttcttctttttgtcTTTCTTTCTTTCCATTTTTCAGCATGCTAAAGCACATTCACTCACAAGGAATTCAGTTGTAAGAAAGGATAATATGAAAGCCATTCAGGTCACGATCATTCAAATCAGCAAGCCAAAACTTAGTCCTCTGCATAATTCAATATTGCTACAGGAAGTTAGAGGAGGAAAGGAACGTACCTTTTCATTGTTTTCCTTAGGCTCCCGATCCTTAGAATCAACAAAATTCTCCTCCCCGTTACTGGGATCACTGGCATGGAAATTATCTATCACAGGACCCCTTGCATTTTGCTGATTAGTTTGTATTGATCCATCAGCATTAGAATACATTGGCTGCGCTGGAGGTTTTACACCAACAGGTGCAACAGGTTGGGCACCAGGTAAACCCTGTGGTGGCCTTAAGCCTAAAAGCAGAGAACACAAGAATTAAAAAAATGtggaaatcaaattcaaattaagAGGAAACCAAACCAGTACCAGCAGAAGCGCCCCACCCAGTGCCTCCGAAACCAGTGGGTGGACCAGCCAAAGACAACAGATTTTCGTCAAGCATGACACTATTAGGAAGCATAGGTGGAAGGGTGCGGCCTTCTCTGTATCGCTCCATTAAATAGAGAGCAATGCAAAACTCCCTTAGAGAAAGCGCACTATCATTATCTTGATCCGATAAATCCCAAACCTGCTTTAAAACCTCTGGAAAAGTTCACAGTAACATAAATAAGAATGATGTCATGTAAAACTTCAATCAGATACAAATTAAGTGTAGATCGTTGTGTGGTGCCAGCTTCCTGAAAGCAGGTGACTAGGATCTGCTTGGAAACTTAAGGATCTGAACCAGACAACATTGTAGTTTCTATATTTTGCTATAATTAACATAGTTCGGCTAGAATGAACCATAAAACTACACGTAATTGTTAAAAGAAGGTTCAGACTCTTATGCCATTGACATCACAATAACGAAAGGTAAGACTGAGGGTGTAGTTTCATAAAACTTAAAAAGAAATACGATGCAAGCACATTAAAATGGCAGGGTTCTGTTGGTTCCACCCTATGCAATGGATAAACTAGATCCATATAAAGGCCAGATTGATCAGATCTGATTATTTTTCCAAACAAAAGCTTACCGACGAGGATCAGACAAACTGCTCTTCCTAACCCAATAACAAGAGTTAATCAAATACTGAGAATATATACATACAGCCTTCAAGAGACTCCATAGGAGCAACTAATCCAAACATAATATCTCTCAAGGCCATTATCAGCAGTTCGAGTCTCGAGCATATTAAGTAGAATATAGGTCCTTGTCTTAAGTTTCAAACACTGACTGGTAGTGCTTGTGCATTTGTACAACTAAATAATCAGCAAACAGCCTCCAAACAGGAAGTCCAGATAATGCATAAAGCCATGACAGTCAATAAATTCAGGAGTGTTCCTGAAGCAGTAAAGGGGAGGTAAATACATAAGAGTTTTCACAACAACAGAAGGAAGGTACTAGATAAATGAATATCTGAAATGATCAAATGATTAAGGGCAAGGAACCCATATTAACATCCGAAAGAAAGGGCACATATGGCATGAACCTTCAACTCAAGAAGGATTAACAAAGGATCCGAAAACAGATCAACGGCCAAAATATCATAAAGACACCAAAATGTTAAGTCGCAGAAAAAATGCAAGAAGCggaataaaaagtaatactcTGAACCTTTTGGTAGCCTCCCATTCTCACTAATGAAGAGCAGAATTTAGATGGTAAAAAGAATAATCAAAAGAGTGAAATAAAATATTGGTGTTTTATACCTCTTGGTAGTCTCCAACTAAAGAACAGGTTGCGCGCTTGCTCACCGGTGACTCTCCCATCTCTGTCGGTGTCTACGCCCAAAAATACTTTTACATACTTTTGAATGTTAGCACGTGTCATTTTTGGCCAAGAGATCTGGGAGAGCTCTGATGTAGAAGTACCCACGCCAGCTGGGACTCCAGACGACAAGAGTGAGGAAGTTCCTCCAGTGGGAACCTGTTGATTGGGTTTTGGCAGAGAAGGTGCCTGCGGAGCCTGACCGGCAGTAGATGGTTTAGTGAGAGTGCTCTGTAAGGCTTCAAATGGATCCAGTTTCATCGAAGGCTGAGAGATGGATGTTTCTGGAACAGTTGCAGATGAGGTAGGGATACCACTCACAGAACGCTGTGGTGTAGAGGAAACCAGCGGAGGTGAAGATTGGTTCCTAGTGAACACGTCCCCTCCAAACATTGGGTCCATCATAGATCCATTTCCTGAACCAACTATCACTTTAGGATCTTGACCAGTTATTGAGGAAAATGAAGAAGTCAAATTTGGAGTACCTGGAGGAATGGATGGACTAGTTCCTCTGTTTAAGACCTGTGATACTGGTCCACTGGAAGCTGCTCCAGTTTTACCACCTAGCCAATCATTGTTTGAGTTTGGAAGACCAGAACCCAACATACTAGCACCAGTAGAAATATTTGGAGTACCAGCACCCGGTGGTGGATGTGTCGCAGCAACAGTAGGCATTGATAAAGGAGGTCGTATTGTCTGGTTACCTTGAGCAGGGTAAAACTGCTGGTTCATATTTGTGCTAGAAGTTGCCTGTCCAAACTGTTGGTTTCCTGCACTTGAAGGTTGTAACTGTCCACCCTGTAGGTTCATACTTGTGCTTGAAGGTTGAGCCTGCCCCAGCGGCATGCTCATACCTGGCTGTACCTGCCTATACTGCTGGTTCATGCCATGACTTGAAGGTGTCAGCCCAAACTGCGGATTCATGCCTGCAGTTAAAGGTGCTTGTCCAAACTGTGGGTTCATGCCTGCAGTTAAAGGTGCCTGTCCAAACTGCTGGTTGACACTGGTACTCAATGGAGCCTGCCCTCTGAGTCCAAAGTTTTGAGATGATTGTAGCGGAGGAGCACCCACCTGTGGAGAAGGTACAGAAGCCACGGGTTTTGATGGTGGCACAGGTGTGGCTGCAAGGTTTATCCGTGGAGCTGGGATTTTGGTAGAAGCAGGGCCAAACAATGCTGCTTTCACAATCTCTGGGGTCAATTCTCGCTTGCTTTGAGCCACTGTTACAAGTTTAAGTGCATTATAAAATTCAGGTCGGCTGAGGTAACCAATGTGGTTTTGGTCGGCATGCATCCATATCTGCAACAAAAAATAAACTATGAGAAGTATATCTAAAGAGCATTTTTGTTGACAAAATCAGATTTCTGATGCAAATGATAATAAATAGCTTGTGATGACCACACCATACAATCTCTGTTATCAATTAACAGAGTTCACAGCATGAAGAAGATGATCAAAACTGTTGAGCTCAATCCATCCCACAAGAAAATAGACCATGAAGCAGGCTGTACTCTTAGATGGAATGACAACAAAAAACAAGAGTAATAGTGCAGAAGTTTCGATGATTGGAGATAGCCATTGTCACAGATCACAATATATATTCAACAGATTACTTTTTTCCCCTTCTTTCAAAATCAAAGGTAAGTATAGAGGTAGGTGGTGAAATATAAACCCTCCAAGAAACCCCAATATTTAAAAGCTTTGATTATAAATGACTGTTCACTTTGATGGAGATCTGCGCCATCACTGAAGCTTGGTTGGATAAAGATTTATTGGCGAGCTTCCTATCTACAATTTACATAATCTATGGATTGTCGTAATCAAAATCTCATTTTCCAGTTAGAAGAGACCTAGTAAAATTCGAGTGCTAATTTCTCAAGAATCACGCAGGTTGAAGATTTATGGCCCACTTGAATCCAAAAATCAGCTAGATCAAGTCATTTCTTGTTCAACTCTTTCTAATTCAAACAAACGCCAAAACCTACAATCATTTAGCGCAATACTAACACTTTTGATCTCTAAACAGCAATAATCGACACGGGAAACCACGCATAACAGCGAATCCAATGACCCGACACAGGGTACCAAAAACAATCCAGAAATCAAATAAAAGTTCTCATAAGAACCGAACCTTAGCAAGGACTTCTTTGGGTAAATTGGATCCCTGGAAGAAACTAACAGCTTCAGCTCCGCTGATTCTTCCATCCCGATCCAAATCTGCCCTTTGGAAATATGCCTCGAATTGTTCCATATTAACTACACCTGCCATTTTTCGATCCTTCGCATCAACTCATCAGCATTTCCGATAAAAATCGAACGAGAAACTACTGAAAATTCCGGTTGTTTTTCGATGAGTGATGATGAAAAGGCATTGGAATTGTCCGATCGGAAACACAACGGAAAAAGAAATAATAGTGGTATAGCAAATAGATCCTCCGTTTTTAACAAATTATGAATTGGCCCCTATGACTTATAACGTTGTTAACCCttactaattttttatttatttctagaAACAGATAAAAGCAAAATTACCAACAAACATACCAAACAAAAATCAAGTTAAATTCcctcaaaaaaattcaaagttaaattaattaaatccaaaagaaaTTTATTTCGACGATATTTGATAGCGTGCATCAAAGGTATTGAGATATTTCTTGGATGGAAAAAGCTAGAGCAATACTTTTTGTTATTAcgatattattatatatttcaaataataggtttatttgtttttcctcgagattaaaaatatcattggaataataaattttataatctAATTCTCAATTTTATCCTTATAATTCATTGTAAGTGGTTgcatatattttcaacactcagTTAATGAGTTACGTTGGctaaaaaaaacaagaagaaatactAATAAATGTATGAActtgactatatatttggaacGATAGACAAAAAATATCTTCAATAAAATTTGGGATGAGGTTGTGTGTAGTAAATTCAATTACGGGTTGAATAATGGGAAAATCTTAcaagtttttttattattatttttttcagcaAAGAGTGATACttgaatatttgaatttaaaaatgCACTACTTCAATGTAACATAAACAAAACGTATGAACCAATGATATCTTCCATCAATATAAGAGGCCTTACAAATCTATTTTCGGTTCAAAAGAATGTTTGACCAAAGAACAATGTGTGTTAACTGTT
Proteins encoded:
- the LOC140880954 gene encoding uncharacterized protein isoform X2 — encoded protein: MAGVVNMEQFEAYFQRADLDRDGRISGAEAVSFFQGSNLPKEVLAKIWMHADQNHIGYLSRPEFYNALKLVTVAQSKRELTPEIVKAALFGPASTKIPAPRINLAATPVPPSKPVASVPSPQVGAPPLQSSQNFGLRGQAPLSTSVNQQFGQAPLTAGMNPQFGQAPLTAGMNPQFGLTPSSHGMNQQYRQVQPGMSMPLGQAQPSSTSMNLQGGQLQPSSAGNQQFGQATSSTNMNQQFYPAQGNQTIRPPLSMPTVAATHPPPGAGTPNISTGASMLGSGLPNSNNDWLGGKTGAASSGPVSQVLNRGTSPSIPPGNGSMMDPMFGGDVFTRNQSSPPLVSSTPQRSVSGIPTSSATVPETSISQPSMKLDPFEALQSTLTKPSTAGQAPQAPSLPKPNQQVPTGGTSSLLSSGVPAGVGTSTSELSQISWPKMTRANIQKYVKVFLGVDTDRDGRVTGEQARNLFFSWRLPREVLKQVWDLSDQDNDSALSLREFCIALYLMERYREGRTLPPMLPNSVMLDENLLSLAGPPTGFGGTGWGASAGLRPPQGLPGAQPVAPVGVKPPAQPMYSNADGSIQTNQQNARGPVIDNFHASDPSNGEENFVDSKDREPKENNEKVENKEDVLLDSKEKLVFYRTKMQDLVLYKSRCDNRLNEITERARADKGESELLEKKYQEKYKQVAEIHSKLTIEEASFRGIQARKMELQQAIVKMEQGGSADGILQVRADRIQTDLEELLKALADRIKKFDVQIKSSAIIELPAGWQPGIPEVAEIWDEEWDKFEDEGFSFDLTAPANEKQESIQRENSSLPTLSPESLPNGDASAKKLFNVGASAFETGSVFSAEESKSPQGSPGRQAYDSPSQESSENHFQKSSDGDAETHRSFEETTWGNFDNNDDIDSVWGFNSKESDHGRHEEKYFFGSNDFGASPDKSDSPQASSSFQNNSLYTFEDSVPGTPASRAGNSPSRYSIESKDAFFDNFSTYDSFSVQDSDRSPRRKNLTRFDSVSSTGGFDHSRDFSFDDSDPFASSGPFKVSSETTKKDSEKWGGF
- the LOC140880954 gene encoding uncharacterized protein isoform X1, whose amino-acid sequence is MAGVVNMEQFEAYFQRADLDRDGRISGAEAVSFFQGSNLPKEVLAKIWMHADQNHIGYLSRPEFYNALKLVTVAQSKRELTPEIVKAALFGPASTKIPAPRINLAATPVPPSKPVASVPSPQVGAPPLQSSQNFGLRGQAPLSTSVNQQFGQAPLTAGMNPQFGQAPLTAGMNPQFGLTPSSHGMNQQYRQVQPGMSMPLGQAQPSSTSMNLQGGQLQPSSAGNQQFGQATSSTNMNQQFYPAQGNQTIRPPLSMPTVAATHPPPGAGTPNISTGASMLGSGLPNSNNDWLGGKTGAASSGPVSQVLNRGTSPSIPPGTPNLTSSFSSITGQDPKVIVGSGNGSMMDPMFGGDVFTRNQSSPPLVSSTPQRSVSGIPTSSATVPETSISQPSMKLDPFEALQSTLTKPSTAGQAPQAPSLPKPNQQVPTGGTSSLLSSGVPAGVGTSTSELSQISWPKMTRANIQKYVKVFLGVDTDRDGRVTGEQARNLFFSWRLPREVLKQVWDLSDQDNDSALSLREFCIALYLMERYREGRTLPPMLPNSVMLDENLLSLAGPPTGFGGTGWGASAGLRPPQGLPGAQPVAPVGVKPPAQPMYSNADGSIQTNQQNARGPVIDNFHASDPSNGEENFVDSKDREPKENNEKVENKEDVLLDSKEKLVFYRTKMQDLVLYKSRCDNRLNEITERARADKGESELLEKKYQEKYKQVAEIHSKLTIEEASFRGIQARKMELQQAIVKMEQGGSADGILQVRADRIQTDLEELLKALADRIKKFDVQIKSSAIIELPAGWQPGIPEVAEIWDEEWDKFEDEGFSFDLTAPANEKQESIQRENSSLPTLSPESLPNGDASAKKLFNVGASAFETGSVFSAEESKSPQGSPGRQAYDSPSQESSENHFQKSSDGDAETHRSFEETTWGNFDNNDDIDSVWGFNSKESDHGRHEEKYFFGSNDFGASPDKSDSPQASSSFQNNSLYTFEDSVPGTPASRAGNSPSRYSIESKDAFFDNFSTYDSFSVQDSDRSPRRKNLTRFDSVSSTGGFDHSRDFSFDDSDPFASSGPFKVSSETTKKDSEKWGGF